One Bacteroidota bacterium genomic window carries:
- a CDS encoding tape measure protein gives MKKSLEYVINMRPGDMRGVDMGKAKVMGLDRAVKTLGNDFAKSTQTLATQIDRSMGQLTTRLDRHMRIMGHKYNKALGVMGNNGGGGGKSGGGGLFEMGALSRFLAPAAIIGAGKMAIDFSDQATEVKMQVQSLDNAIKFANAKEGEKNLLYLDQTANKLGNDLMAAKEGFALLSAGALGTKITNVQVKDMYESVAGALTVMGRSAEDQKGTFLALSQIMGKGKVQAEELRGQIGERIPGAFNIAARAMGVTNAQLDKMMADGKLMAEDFLPKFAAELKRTFASGLPTAMQSTRAEMTRIENQTVKTMAVLGDQLEGVSLGWKQVKLAAMQALSEYLPKQDVAKPLYAVNAELNKNFETLQSLIPGTEEYNALREKINSTYPQYLQNLITEKDTLWDLKYAQEQANEVMKARRVGMIGKERIKELEEEKRATLHLMAYSERKILDVEARRRMGDKAGLFEANFNDQISQHLKLIDGAKNALTEIDNKITRERDITFKVSFEGNRRGLLNDAKSIQELAMAMYGQNAGDYSKASPQAIAGLVTAANRKFGSQVQFSSFGLKQDKKGNWVFGSDDATGVAGGGSGSPYSPTVSAGRSVRNVSVQIENLIREFTVNTSSTNEAIPDMKRGVTDSLTRAVTDFESAL, from the coding sequence ATGAAAAAATCGCTTGAGTATGTGATTAATATGCGCCCCGGCGATATGCGCGGGGTAGATATGGGCAAGGCTAAAGTAATGGGGCTGGATAGGGCCGTTAAAACCTTGGGCAATGATTTTGCCAAAAGTACCCAAACACTGGCTACGCAGATTGACCGCAGCATGGGCCAGCTTACCACCCGGTTAGACAGGCACATGCGCATTATGGGCCACAAATATAACAAGGCACTTGGGGTGATGGGTAACAATGGTGGGGGGGGTGGTAAGTCAGGTGGAGGTGGGTTGTTTGAAATGGGTGCATTATCACGGTTTCTTGCCCCGGCAGCTATTATAGGGGCCGGAAAAATGGCTATTGATTTTTCTGATCAGGCTACAGAGGTTAAAATGCAGGTGCAAAGCCTTGATAATGCTATCAAGTTTGCCAACGCAAAAGAAGGTGAAAAAAACCTGTTGTATTTAGACCAAACAGCCAATAAGCTGGGTAATGATTTGATGGCTGCCAAAGAGGGGTTTGCCCTGTTAAGCGCGGGGGCATTGGGCACTAAAATAACCAATGTTCAGGTAAAGGATATGTACGAAAGTGTGGCCGGGGCACTTACGGTGATGGGCAGGAGTGCCGAAGACCAAAAGGGCACTTTTTTAGCCCTTAGCCAAATCATGGGCAAGGGCAAGGTACAGGCCGAGGAATTGAGGGGTCAGATAGGTGAGCGCATACCGGGGGCGTTTAACATCGCAGCGCGGGCAATGGGGGTAACCAATGCCCAATTGGATAAAATGATGGCAGACGGTAAACTGATGGCCGAAGACTTTTTACCCAAATTTGCTGCGGAATTAAAGCGAACTTTTGCCAGCGGTTTGCCAACAGCAATGCAAAGCACCCGTGCTGAAATGACCCGCATTGAAAACCAAACCGTAAAAACAATGGCGGTACTGGGTGATCAGTTGGAAGGGGTAAGTTTGGGGTGGAAACAAGTGAAACTGGCGGCTATGCAAGCACTCAGTGAGTATTTACCTAAACAGGACGTTGCAAAGCCATTGTACGCTGTTAATGCGGAACTGAATAAAAATTTTGAAACACTGCAAAGTTTAATTCCCGGAACTGAAGAATATAATGCGTTGCGGGAAAAGATTAACTCCACCTATCCCCAATACCTGCAAAACCTGATAACTGAAAAAGATACGCTTTGGGATTTAAAGTATGCGCAGGAACAGGCAAACGAAGTTATGAAAGCCCGAAGGGTGGGGATGATTGGGAAAGAGCGTATAAAAGAACTTGAGGAGGAAAAGCGGGCCACCTTACACTTAATGGCCTACAGCGAGCGCAAAATACTTGATGTGGAAGCCCGGCGCAGAATGGGGGACAAAGCAGGGTTGTTTGAAGCCAATTTTAACGATCAAATATCGCAACACCTAAAACTTATAGACGGAGCCAAAAATGCCCTTACTGAAATAGACAATAAAATTACCCGTGAGCGGGATATAACCTTTAAAGTTAGTTTTGAAGGTAACCGCAGGGGTTTGTTGAACGACGCAAAAAGCATACAGGAGTTAGCTATGGCGATGTACGGGCAAAACGCAGGTGATTATAGCAAGGCCAGCCCGCAGGCAATTGCCGGGTTAGTAACTGCTGCTAACCGTAAATTTGGGAGCCAGGTGCAGTTTAGTTCTTTTGGATTAAAACAGGACAAAAAAGGGAACTGGGTATTTGGTTCTGATGATGCTACCGGTGTGGCCGGTGGCGGTTCGGGTTCACCGTACAGCCCCACAGTATCGGCGGGGCGCAGCGTGCGCAACGTAAGCGTGCAAATTGAAAACCTTATACGGGAATTTACAGTTAACACCAGCAGCACCAACGAGGCCATCCCGGACATGAAACGCGGGGTAACCGATTCGCTTACCCGTGCTGTAACTGATTTTGAAAGCGCATTGTAA
- a CDS encoding DUF935 family protein produces the protein MNILQRIFSKKETPQNVVSNDLKRMAKKDPGAFMISIIKQQRSLFNKEINTWKAARAEALDIYNPKRILLTELYRDIELDGFIRGISKNRVLRVSNKPFKIVNGSTGKEDKEKTRLLHKRWFKLLIKQAVRASYHGHSLVYFKEPDPVTGLFKQIELVPREHVVPEWNAVFPDPRGFEYFDYSQPPFSDFIIPIDGEEDLGLFDAAAPLYIIKKHSWQNWDEFEEMFGLPIRIAQTASQDKKVLAEIEKWMQEMGSAAYGIFPSDTVLDIKENKQTDAFDVFYQKIKGCNEELEILLTGNKNASQEGGTYGKQEALLVEQDEVTKDDMGFVEDLVNDEILPRLRLYGYPLGEDDVFAFDNTERLGIKEMADVYKVVVKDMGFEVDEEEMNERLSIKTNGRRKPTKAAEPLADKNKQEVLKNFIAQQKAIAKLYFNKDV, from the coding sequence ATGAATATTTTACAACGGATATTTTCAAAAAAAGAAACCCCTCAAAATGTTGTTTCCAACGACTTGAAGCGGATGGCAAAAAAAGACCCGGGCGCCTTTATGATTTCTATCATAAAACAACAGCGCAGCCTTTTTAATAAAGAAATAAATACTTGGAAGGCAGCAAGGGCAGAGGCATTGGACATATACAACCCAAAACGGATTTTATTAACCGAACTGTACAGGGATATTGAACTGGACGGGTTTATCAGGGGCATTAGTAAAAACAGGGTACTCAGGGTGAGCAACAAGCCTTTTAAAATTGTAAACGGCTCTACAGGCAAAGAGGACAAGGAAAAAACACGCCTATTGCACAAACGCTGGTTTAAACTGCTAATAAAGCAAGCTGTCCGCGCATCCTATCACGGCCATAGCCTTGTGTATTTTAAAGAGCCCGACCCTGTTACAGGGCTGTTTAAACAAATTGAATTGGTGCCCCGCGAGCACGTTGTACCCGAATGGAATGCAGTATTTCCCGACCCGCGAGGGTTTGAATATTTTGATTACAGCCAGCCACCGTTCTCAGATTTTATAATCCCTATCGACGGGGAGGAAGATTTGGGGCTTTTTGATGCCGCTGCACCGTTGTATATCATTAAAAAGCATAGTTGGCAAAACTGGGATGAGTTTGAAGAAATGTTTGGCCTGCCTATCCGCATAGCCCAAACCGCCAGCCAGGACAAAAAGGTGCTTGCCGAGATTGAAAAATGGATGCAGGAAATGGGCAGCGCTGCCTACGGCATATTCCCCTCAGATACGGTACTGGATATAAAAGAAAACAAGCAAACCGATGCGTTTGATGTGTTTTACCAAAAAATCAAAGGCTGTAACGAGGAGTTGGAAATACTGCTGACAGGCAACAAAAATGCCAGTCAGGAAGGGGGTACCTACGGCAAGCAGGAAGCCCTTTTGGTAGAGCAGGATGAGGTTACAAAAGACGATATGGGGTTTGTTGAGGATTTGGTGAATGATGAAATTTTGCCCCGCCTGCGTTTATACGGCTACCCTTTGGGCGAAGATGATGTGTTTGCATTTGATAACACTGAACGCTTAGGCATTAAAGAAATGGCTGACGTATATAAAGTGGTGGTAAAAGACATGGGGTTTGAGGTGGACGAGGAGGAGATGAACGAGCGACTGAGCATAAAAACCAATGGCCGCCGTAAACCAACAAAAGCCGCCGAACCTTTGGCCGACAAAAACAAACAGGAGGTTTTGAAAAACTTTATTGCCCAACAGAAAGCAATAGCCAAGCTGTATTTTAACAAAGATGTGTAA
- a CDS encoding DUF1320 domain-containing protein, whose translation METTFLLDKDYRMVVRDEVKQILMQADNSVLKMAEETAIEEIKSYLSGRYDVAKIFVQLYRFIPNQQWGAEDYVYNTDDTVYKALVDSPGDDFTDAGDWQASDPRNKLVVSFAVKVAVYHLHSHISPRNIPELRVKQYDDTIAFLKLAANGKTNIDLPLLEDVGAQGTFRLGSNLKTSQRW comes from the coding sequence ATGGAGACAACCTTTTTATTGGATAAAGACTACCGGATGGTAGTACGCGATGAGGTAAAGCAAATACTCATGCAGGCGGATAATTCGGTATTGAAGATGGCCGAAGAAACCGCCATTGAAGAAATAAAAAGTTACCTGTCGGGGCGTTACGATGTCGCTAAAATTTTTGTGCAGCTATACAGGTTTATCCCAAACCAGCAATGGGGCGCAGAGGATTACGTGTATAATACTGACGATACGGTTTACAAAGCATTGGTGGACAGTCCGGGTGATGATTTTACAGATGCTGGTGACTGGCAGGCAAGCGACCCACGCAATAAGCTGGTGGTAAGTTTTGCCGTTAAAGTAGCTGTTTACCACCTGCACAGCCATATCAGCCCGCGCAATATCCCCGAACTGCGTGTAAAGCAATACGATGATACTATTGCTTTTTTAAAGCTGGCCGCAAACGGCAAAACAAATATTGACTTACCCCTGCTCGAAGATGTAGGGGCACAAGGTACTTTCAGGCTCGGCTCCAATCTCAAAACAAGCCAGCGGTGGTAA